In the Paroedura picta isolate Pp20150507F chromosome 15, Ppicta_v3.0, whole genome shotgun sequence genome, one interval contains:
- the LOC143824900 gene encoding anoctamin-7-like isoform X2 encodes MSGREGPAQDARWLGALSNGAPFSSFEDGGDGDDQPLCAPVHGGASSAEGTPNLFRDGRTKIDFVLVWEENTRLAPKRSRRRSRAQARACEQEAGRHQRWRGKFLRNLRAAGLLLEQEETLSEHRSIQYLKLSAPWPLLVHYAEELSLRAPLQAHPNPDSNSSEALLRQLHLPNPLAQPVPNKPPDFYTCSFRKSKLHRFLGSDSPDSYFSSTQRHRIVYEILTRTVYGKRKHAEVGIERLLNEGVYSAAFPLHEGPFELPEYQVPAEELNPRQVLYCFWAQWRCWFKYQPLDHIREYFGEKVAIYFAWLGFYTAWLFPAAAVGTVVFLAGLFAMGTNTPAQEICNSGGQFLMCPLCDSCGNWNLSEICSMAKVGYLFDHPGTVFFSVFMSFWAVTFLEYWKRKNATLAHHWDCMDFQEEEEGPRAEFAALAPRMEQNPVTGVKEPFFPDRDRLSRILTGSMAIVLMLCVVMIFLVSVIMYRGIVSTMMYRTGNSLLVSQAGNIANLSSSMVNLAVILLLSQVYTSLAEKLTRWEMHRTQTQHEDAFTFKVFIFQFVNFYSSPFYVAFFKGRFVRYPGQYGQLLGMRNEDCGPGGCLIELAQQLFVIMVGKQLVSNAQEFLIPKLKAWHQKRKLAQLRGTQIGQEPKRWEEDFELIACEGLFEEYLEMVLQFGFITIFVAAFPLAPLFALLNNWVEIRLDAQKFVCEYRRPVAERAQGISVWFFLLDVLAHVSVIVNAFLIAFTSDFLPRLLYQCEHDSWLRGYVNFTLAYSPPSYVDSNHTMCRYKAFRDPGGSYTLFHWKLLAIRLGFIITFEHVVFFCLRLIDWLVPDIPESLEVKIKRERYLAKQALADNQAALLMQAAA; translated from the exons ATGAGCGGCCGTGAGGGCCCGGCGCAGGACGCCCGCTGGCTCGGCGCCCTCTCGAACGGCGCGCCCTTCAGCAGCTTT GAAGACGGCGGCGATGGCGACGACCAGCCCCTCTGCGCGCCCGTCCACGGAGGCGCCTCCAGCGCCGAGGGCACCCCCAACCTCTTCCGAGACGGGCGAACCAAGATCG ACTTCGTGCTGGTGTGGGAGGAGAACACCCGTCTCGCCCCGAAGAGAAGCCGCCGCAGGAGCCGCGCCCAGGCCCGCGCTTGCGAGCAGGAGGCCGGGCGCCACCAGCGCTGGCGGGGCAAGTTCCTCCGGAACTTGCGAGCTGCCGGCCTCCTCCTGGAGCAG GAGGAGACGCTGAGCGAGCACCGGAGCATCCAGTACCTGAAGCTGAGCGCGCCCTGGCCGCTGCTGGTCCACTACGCTGAGGAGCTGAGCCTACGGGCACCACTGCAG GCTCACCCCAACCCGGACAGCAACAGTTCCGAGGCCCTGCTCCGCCAGCTGCACCTGCCCAACCCCCTGGCCCAGCCGGTCCCCAACAAGCCCCCAGACTTCTACACCTGCAGCTTCCGCAAGTCCAAGCTCCACAG GTTTTTGGGCAGCGACTCTCCTGATTCCTACTTCAGCAGCACACAAAGGCATCGCATC GTGTATGAGATCTTGACCCGGACAGTCTACGGGAAGAGGAAGCACGCCGAGGTCGGCATTGAACGGCTGCTGAATGAAGGCGTATATTCTGCAGCTTTCCCATTGCATGAG gGCCCCTTTGAATTACCGGAATACCAAGTGCCAGCAGAAGAGCTGAACCCCCGGCAGGTCTTGTACTGCTTCTGGGCGCAGTGGCGCTGCTGGTTCAAGTACCAGCCTTTGGACCACATCCGCGAGTATTTTGGAGAGAAGGTGGCCATCTACTTTGCCTGGCTGG GCTTCTACACTGCATGGCTCTTTCCTGCCGCAGCCGTGGGCACCGTGGTCTTCCTGGCTGGCCTCTTTGCCATGGGGACAAACACACCAGc GCAGGAGATCTGCAACAGTGGGGGTCAGTTCCTCATGTGCCCCCTGTGTGACTCCTGTGGCAACTGGAACCTCTCTGAGATTTGCTCCATGGCAAAG GTTGGCTACCTCTTTGATCACCCGGGGACTGTCTTCTTCAGCGTCTTCATGTCCTTTTGGGCCGTGACCTTCCTGGAGTACTGGAAGCGGAAGAACGCCACCCTGGCCCACCACTGGGACTGCATGGACttccaggaggaggag GAAGGGCCCCGGGCAGAGTTTGCTGCCTTGGCGCCTCGCATGGAGCAGAACCCCGTCACTGGAGTGAAGGAGCCCTTCTTCCCAGACCGGGACCGCCTCTCCCGCATCCTCACGGGGTCCATGGCCATCGTTCTCATG CTCTGCGTGGTGATGATCTTCTTGGTGTCAGTGATCATGTATCGCGGGATTGTCAGCACAATGATGTACCGCACAGGAAACTCCCTCTTGGTGAGCCAG GCAGGAAACATCGCCAACCTCAGCAGCTCCATGGTGAACTTGGCTGTCATCCTTCTCCTGAGCCAGGTCTACACCTCTCTGgcagagaagctcaccaggtggG AAATGCACCGGACCCAGACGCAACACGAGGATGCCTTTACCTTCAAGGTGTTCATTTTCCAGTTTGTGAACTTCTACTCCTCGCCCTTCTACGTGGCCTTCTTCAAAGGCAG GTTTGTGCGATATCCAGGTCAATACGGCCAACTGCTCGGCATGCGGAATGAAGAT TGTGGTCCTGGTGGATGCCTGATTGAGCTGGCCCAACAGCTCTTTGTCATCATGGTCGGCAAGCAACTCGTCAGCAACGCCCAAGAGTTCCTCATCCC CAAGCTGAAGGCCTGGCACCAGAAGCGGAAGCTGGCCCAGTTGCGGGGCACCCAGATCGGCCAGGAGCCCAAGCGCTGGGAAGAGGACTTTGAGCTCATTGCCTGTGAAGGCCTCTTTGAGGAGTACCTCGAAATGG TGCTGCAGTTCGGCTTCATCACCATATTTGTGGCTGCCTTCCCACTGGCCCCGCTCTTCGCGCTGCTCAACAACTGGGTGGAGATCCGGTTGGATGCCCAGAAATTTGTGTGCGAGTACCGCCGCCCGGTGGCCGAGAGAGCACAGGGCATTAGTGTCTGGTTCTTCCTTCTGGATGTCCTAGCCCACGTTTCTGTCATTGTCAAT GCCTTCCTCATAGCTTTCACCTCCGACTTCCTGCCACGCCTCCTGTACCAGTGCGAGCATGACAGCTGGCTGCGGGGCTATGTCAACTTCACCCTCGCCTATTCGCCTCCCAGTTACGTGGACAGCAACCACACCATGTGCCG GTACAAGGCCTTCCGTGACCCCGGCGGCAGCTACACCCTCTTCCACTGGAAGCTCCTGGCCATCCGCCTGGGCTTCATCATCACGTTTGAG caCGTGGTATTTTTCTGCTTGCGCTTGATTGACTGGCTGGTGCCGGACATCCCAGAGTCCCTCGAGGTGAAGATCAAGCGTGAGAGATATTTAGCCAAGCAGGCCTTGGCCGACAACCAGGCTGCGCTGCTGATG
- the LOC143824900 gene encoding anoctamin-7-like isoform X1, translating to MSGREGPAQDARWLGALSNGAPFSSFEDGGDGDDQPLCAPVHGGASSAEGTPNLFRDGRTKIDFVLVWEENTRLAPKRSRRRSRAQARACEQEAGRHQRWRGKFLRNLRAAGLLLEQEETLSEHRSIQYLKLSAPWPLLVHYAEELSLRAPLQAHPNPDSNSSEALLRQLHLPNPLAQPVPNKPPDFYTCSFRKSKLHRFLGSDSPDSYFSSTQRHRIVYEILTRTVYGKRKHAEVGIERLLNEGVYSAAFPLHEGPFELPEYQVPAEELNPRQVLYCFWAQWRCWFKYQPLDHIREYFGEKVAIYFAWLGFYTAWLFPAAAVGTVVFLAGLFAMGTNTPAQEICNSGGQFLMCPLCDSCGNWNLSEICSMAKVGYLFDHPGTVFFSVFMSFWAVTFLEYWKRKNATLAHHWDCMDFQEEEEGPRAEFAALAPRMEQNPVTGVKEPFFPDRDRLSRILTGSMAIVLMLCVVMIFLVSVIMYRGIVSTMMYRTGNSLLVSQAGNIANLSSSMVNLAVILLLSQVYTSLAEKLTRWEMHRTQTQHEDAFTFKVFIFQFVNFYSSPFYVAFFKGRFVRYPGQYGQLLGMRNEDCGPGGCLIELAQQLFVIMVGKQLVSNAQEFLIPKLKAWHQKRKLAQLRGTQIGQEPKRWEEDFELIACEGLFEEYLEMVLQFGFITIFVAAFPLAPLFALLNNWVEIRLDAQKFVCEYRRPVAERAQGISVWFFLLDVLAHVSVIVNAFLIAFTSDFLPRLLYQCEHDSWLRGYVNFTLAYSPPSYVDSNHTMCRYKAFRDPGGSYTLFHWKLLAIRLGFIITFEHVVFFCLRLIDWLVPDIPESLEVKIKRERYLAKQALADNQAALLMVSPDSTASPASSSLT from the exons ATGAGCGGCCGTGAGGGCCCGGCGCAGGACGCCCGCTGGCTCGGCGCCCTCTCGAACGGCGCGCCCTTCAGCAGCTTT GAAGACGGCGGCGATGGCGACGACCAGCCCCTCTGCGCGCCCGTCCACGGAGGCGCCTCCAGCGCCGAGGGCACCCCCAACCTCTTCCGAGACGGGCGAACCAAGATCG ACTTCGTGCTGGTGTGGGAGGAGAACACCCGTCTCGCCCCGAAGAGAAGCCGCCGCAGGAGCCGCGCCCAGGCCCGCGCTTGCGAGCAGGAGGCCGGGCGCCACCAGCGCTGGCGGGGCAAGTTCCTCCGGAACTTGCGAGCTGCCGGCCTCCTCCTGGAGCAG GAGGAGACGCTGAGCGAGCACCGGAGCATCCAGTACCTGAAGCTGAGCGCGCCCTGGCCGCTGCTGGTCCACTACGCTGAGGAGCTGAGCCTACGGGCACCACTGCAG GCTCACCCCAACCCGGACAGCAACAGTTCCGAGGCCCTGCTCCGCCAGCTGCACCTGCCCAACCCCCTGGCCCAGCCGGTCCCCAACAAGCCCCCAGACTTCTACACCTGCAGCTTCCGCAAGTCCAAGCTCCACAG GTTTTTGGGCAGCGACTCTCCTGATTCCTACTTCAGCAGCACACAAAGGCATCGCATC GTGTATGAGATCTTGACCCGGACAGTCTACGGGAAGAGGAAGCACGCCGAGGTCGGCATTGAACGGCTGCTGAATGAAGGCGTATATTCTGCAGCTTTCCCATTGCATGAG gGCCCCTTTGAATTACCGGAATACCAAGTGCCAGCAGAAGAGCTGAACCCCCGGCAGGTCTTGTACTGCTTCTGGGCGCAGTGGCGCTGCTGGTTCAAGTACCAGCCTTTGGACCACATCCGCGAGTATTTTGGAGAGAAGGTGGCCATCTACTTTGCCTGGCTGG GCTTCTACACTGCATGGCTCTTTCCTGCCGCAGCCGTGGGCACCGTGGTCTTCCTGGCTGGCCTCTTTGCCATGGGGACAAACACACCAGc GCAGGAGATCTGCAACAGTGGGGGTCAGTTCCTCATGTGCCCCCTGTGTGACTCCTGTGGCAACTGGAACCTCTCTGAGATTTGCTCCATGGCAAAG GTTGGCTACCTCTTTGATCACCCGGGGACTGTCTTCTTCAGCGTCTTCATGTCCTTTTGGGCCGTGACCTTCCTGGAGTACTGGAAGCGGAAGAACGCCACCCTGGCCCACCACTGGGACTGCATGGACttccaggaggaggag GAAGGGCCCCGGGCAGAGTTTGCTGCCTTGGCGCCTCGCATGGAGCAGAACCCCGTCACTGGAGTGAAGGAGCCCTTCTTCCCAGACCGGGACCGCCTCTCCCGCATCCTCACGGGGTCCATGGCCATCGTTCTCATG CTCTGCGTGGTGATGATCTTCTTGGTGTCAGTGATCATGTATCGCGGGATTGTCAGCACAATGATGTACCGCACAGGAAACTCCCTCTTGGTGAGCCAG GCAGGAAACATCGCCAACCTCAGCAGCTCCATGGTGAACTTGGCTGTCATCCTTCTCCTGAGCCAGGTCTACACCTCTCTGgcagagaagctcaccaggtggG AAATGCACCGGACCCAGACGCAACACGAGGATGCCTTTACCTTCAAGGTGTTCATTTTCCAGTTTGTGAACTTCTACTCCTCGCCCTTCTACGTGGCCTTCTTCAAAGGCAG GTTTGTGCGATATCCAGGTCAATACGGCCAACTGCTCGGCATGCGGAATGAAGAT TGTGGTCCTGGTGGATGCCTGATTGAGCTGGCCCAACAGCTCTTTGTCATCATGGTCGGCAAGCAACTCGTCAGCAACGCCCAAGAGTTCCTCATCCC CAAGCTGAAGGCCTGGCACCAGAAGCGGAAGCTGGCCCAGTTGCGGGGCACCCAGATCGGCCAGGAGCCCAAGCGCTGGGAAGAGGACTTTGAGCTCATTGCCTGTGAAGGCCTCTTTGAGGAGTACCTCGAAATGG TGCTGCAGTTCGGCTTCATCACCATATTTGTGGCTGCCTTCCCACTGGCCCCGCTCTTCGCGCTGCTCAACAACTGGGTGGAGATCCGGTTGGATGCCCAGAAATTTGTGTGCGAGTACCGCCGCCCGGTGGCCGAGAGAGCACAGGGCATTAGTGTCTGGTTCTTCCTTCTGGATGTCCTAGCCCACGTTTCTGTCATTGTCAAT GCCTTCCTCATAGCTTTCACCTCCGACTTCCTGCCACGCCTCCTGTACCAGTGCGAGCATGACAGCTGGCTGCGGGGCTATGTCAACTTCACCCTCGCCTATTCGCCTCCCAGTTACGTGGACAGCAACCACACCATGTGCCG GTACAAGGCCTTCCGTGACCCCGGCGGCAGCTACACCCTCTTCCACTGGAAGCTCCTGGCCATCCGCCTGGGCTTCATCATCACGTTTGAG caCGTGGTATTTTTCTGCTTGCGCTTGATTGACTGGCTGGTGCCGGACATCCCAGAGTCCCTCGAGGTGAAGATCAAGCGTGAGAGATATTTAGCCAAGCAGGCCTTGGCCGACAACCAGGCTGCGCTGCTGATGGTGAGTCCGGACTCCACTGCCTCCCCAG